Proteins co-encoded in one Accipiter gentilis chromosome 5, bAccGen1.1, whole genome shotgun sequence genomic window:
- the TTC12 gene encoding tetratricopeptide repeat protein 12 isoform X1 yields the protein MLVEADQEEEEDFQRFLRRVDDIANLVQGLNSTDPAVKERTIAEVEKRLYDQETSREEESKTMVNRTVINTRASDVANAKAVNADGFLAILEKDAKERAKQRKRNEHLANALKEKGNDAFRKGDYVVAIQRYTEGLEKMKDKQELYTNRAQAYLKMHEYEKAITDCEWALKCNEKCIKAYFLMGKAYLTLRHYSESKQCYEKILQIDPKKETLFKDCMNEVNLEEKRMKDEERAMKEVQSGNLAALSIKEMLQKLDRPDQNILYYTGGIRLLTGAMKDCTEQTLFRTNNGFSILKDNEIVRRGFCAERKNTAEVDLSVSLLFLWQAVCTGNEENQHLLLTQPDVNAQLPKLLSSGVLEIQKETLALISLYSENENGRRLLLRHQDLTKWLQILMTFVKSTDVRASSAMNILSDLTKEERFKTQCRAMLSTGVLPLFTQLLTSAKLVNQAALAHCIGIMGNLCADVFIRMQMAECEECWQACLKLVDECFDVSTPKYQECLFAVLGLMMNLLLESNVIIQYFAVDISGRCMSLLGDKDGRIVTRAIGVLSRILPASSSAVEEVVKGGVVKKIIKVLKAGGQITSNYGIKTLSICTRNNRQAQEDLVKSDKRFSVLLKLLDSENEMIVGNAAFCLGQCLAVPGAATSLLNSNVVMILLKHAGGDATRTSVQENAAIALGKLCVAESRHIFQLRKLNGLAILNSAMKYIHSI from the exons ATGCTGGTCGAGGCggaccaggaggaggaggaggatttccAGCGATTCCTCCGCCGTGTGGACGACATCG CCAACTTAGTGCAAGGCTTGAACTCCACAGACCCAGCTGTCAAGGAAAGAACCATTGCAGAAGTAGAGAAGAGGCTCTATGATCAAGAAACTagcagggaggaagaaagcaagacTATGGTGAACAGAACAGTCATCAACACACGAGCTTCT gaTGTGGCAAATGCAAAGGCAGTGAACGCAG ATGGCTTTCTGGCAATTTTGGAAAAGGATGCAAAAGAACGAGCtaaacaaaggaagagaaatgaaCACTTGGCAAATG CtctgaaagagaagggaaacGATGCCTTCAGGAAAGGAGACTATGTTGTTGCCATTCAGAGATACACTGAAGgtctggaaaaaatgaaagataagcAGGAACTTTACACAAACAGAGCACAG GCCTACCTGAAGATGCATGAGTATGAAAAAGCCATTACTGACTGTGAATGGGCATTAAAG tgcaatgaaaaatgtattaaagcCTATTTTCTAATGGGGAAAGCTTACCTGACACTTAGGCACTACAGTGAG TCCAAGCAGTGTTATGAGAAGATCTTACAAATTGATCCCAAGAAGGAAACCCTATTTAAAG ATTGTATGAACGAGgtaaacttggaggaaaaaagaatgaaagatgaaGAAAGAGCAATGAAGGAAGTTCAGTCTGGAAATCTTGCTGCTCTGTCCAtaaaagaaatgctgcagaaacTTGATAGGCCTGACCAGAATATCCTCTACTATACAGGAGGGATCAGACTTTTGACAGGAGCTATGAAAGATT GCACTGAGCAAACTTTATTTAGAACAAACAATGGATTCAGTATCCTCAAAGACAACGAGATTGTAAGACG GGGCTTCtgtgcagagagaaaaaacactgctGAAGTGGATctgtctgtttctcttctcttcctttggcAAGCTGTCTGCACTGGGAATG aagaaaatcagcATCTTCTATTGACTCAACCTGATGTGAATGCACAGCTGCCAAAACTGCTTTCTTCTGGGGTATTGGAGATCCAAAAGGAGACATTGGCACTGATTTCTCTTTACTCAGAGAATGAGAATGGGAGGAGACTGCTGCTCAGGCACCAGGACCTAACCAA aTGGCTGCAGATTTTGATGACGTTTGTCAAAAGCACTGATGTCAGGGCTAGCAGTGCCATGAACATACTATCTGATTTAACTAAAGAGGAAAG GTTCAAAACCCAGTGTCGTGCCATGCTTTCCACAGGTGTTTTACCTTTATTCACCCAGTTGCTG ACCTCTGCCAAGCTGGTGAACCAGGCAGCCCTTGCCCATTGCATTGGTATCATGGGGAATCTGTGTGCAGATGTATTCATCCGAATGCAAATGGCTGAGTGCGAAGAGTGCTGGCAAGCATGCTTAAAGCTTGTG GATGAATGTTTTGATGTCAGCACACCCAAATACCAGGAGTGTTTGTTTGCAGTGCTGGGCCTAATGATGAATTTACTGCTTGAATCAAATGTGATCATACAG TACTTTGCTGTGGACATAAGTGGCAGGTGCATGTCTCTCCTCGGGGATAAGGATGGAAGGATTGTGACA AGAGCCATTGGAGTGCTAAGTCGCATCCTGCCAGCATCCTCCTCGGCAGTAGAAGAAGTAGTGAAAGGAGGGGTGGTGAAGAAAATTATCAAAGTcttgaaa GCTGGAGGACAGATCACATCCAATTATGGTATAAAGACCCTTTCCATCTGCACAAGAAATAATAGACAAGCTCAAGAAGATCTAGTGAAGTCAGACAAAA GGTTCAGTGTGCTGCTGAAGCTCTTGGACTCAGAGAATGAAATGATTGTGGGAAATGCTGCTTTCTGCCTTGGCCAGTGCCTTGCAGTTCCTGGAGCAGCAACGTCCTTACTGAATTCCAATGTTGTGATGATTTTGTTGAAACATGCTGGTGGTGATGCTACAAGAACTTCAGTGCAGGAGAATGCAGCAATTGCTCTGGGGAAGCTTTGTGTCGCTGAATCAAG GCATATTTTTCAGCTGCGGAAACTCAATGGACTGGCCATCCTGAACTCTGCTATGAAATACATTCATAGCATCTGA
- the TTC12 gene encoding tetratricopeptide repeat protein 12 isoform X2 encodes MLVEADQEEEEDFQRFLRRVDDIANLVQGLNSTDPAVKERTIAEVEKRLYDQETSREEESKTMVNRTVINTRASDVANAKAVNADGFLAILEKDAKERAKQRKRNEHLANALKEKGNDAFRKGDYVVAIQRYTEGLEKMKDKQELYTNRAQAYLKMHEYEKAITDCEWALKCNEKCIKAYFLMGKAYLTLRHYSESKQCYEKILQIDPKKETLFKDCMNEVNLEEKRMKDEERAMKEVQSGNLAALSIKEMLQKLDRPDQNILYYTGGIRLLTGAMKDCTEQTLFRTNNGFSILKDNEIVRRGFCAERKNTAEVDLSVSLLFLWQAVCTGNEENQHLLLTQPDVNAQLPKLLSSGVLEIQKETLALISLYSENENGRRLLLRHQDLTKWLQILMTFVKSTDVRASSAMNILSDLTKEERFKTQCRAMLSTGVLPLFTQLLTSAKLVNQAALAHCIGIMGNLCADVFIRMQMAECEECWQACLKLVDECFDVSTPKYQECLFAVLGLMMNLLLESNVIIQYFAVDISGRCMSLLGDKDGRIVTAGGQITSNYGIKTLSICTRNNRQAQEDLVKSDKRFSVLLKLLDSENEMIVGNAAFCLGQCLAVPGAATSLLNSNVVMILLKHAGGDATRTSVQENAAIALGKLCVAESRHIFQLRKLNGLAILNSAMKYIHSI; translated from the exons ATGCTGGTCGAGGCggaccaggaggaggaggaggatttccAGCGATTCCTCCGCCGTGTGGACGACATCG CCAACTTAGTGCAAGGCTTGAACTCCACAGACCCAGCTGTCAAGGAAAGAACCATTGCAGAAGTAGAGAAGAGGCTCTATGATCAAGAAACTagcagggaggaagaaagcaagacTATGGTGAACAGAACAGTCATCAACACACGAGCTTCT gaTGTGGCAAATGCAAAGGCAGTGAACGCAG ATGGCTTTCTGGCAATTTTGGAAAAGGATGCAAAAGAACGAGCtaaacaaaggaagagaaatgaaCACTTGGCAAATG CtctgaaagagaagggaaacGATGCCTTCAGGAAAGGAGACTATGTTGTTGCCATTCAGAGATACACTGAAGgtctggaaaaaatgaaagataagcAGGAACTTTACACAAACAGAGCACAG GCCTACCTGAAGATGCATGAGTATGAAAAAGCCATTACTGACTGTGAATGGGCATTAAAG tgcaatgaaaaatgtattaaagcCTATTTTCTAATGGGGAAAGCTTACCTGACACTTAGGCACTACAGTGAG TCCAAGCAGTGTTATGAGAAGATCTTACAAATTGATCCCAAGAAGGAAACCCTATTTAAAG ATTGTATGAACGAGgtaaacttggaggaaaaaagaatgaaagatgaaGAAAGAGCAATGAAGGAAGTTCAGTCTGGAAATCTTGCTGCTCTGTCCAtaaaagaaatgctgcagaaacTTGATAGGCCTGACCAGAATATCCTCTACTATACAGGAGGGATCAGACTTTTGACAGGAGCTATGAAAGATT GCACTGAGCAAACTTTATTTAGAACAAACAATGGATTCAGTATCCTCAAAGACAACGAGATTGTAAGACG GGGCTTCtgtgcagagagaaaaaacactgctGAAGTGGATctgtctgtttctcttctcttcctttggcAAGCTGTCTGCACTGGGAATG aagaaaatcagcATCTTCTATTGACTCAACCTGATGTGAATGCACAGCTGCCAAAACTGCTTTCTTCTGGGGTATTGGAGATCCAAAAGGAGACATTGGCACTGATTTCTCTTTACTCAGAGAATGAGAATGGGAGGAGACTGCTGCTCAGGCACCAGGACCTAACCAA aTGGCTGCAGATTTTGATGACGTTTGTCAAAAGCACTGATGTCAGGGCTAGCAGTGCCATGAACATACTATCTGATTTAACTAAAGAGGAAAG GTTCAAAACCCAGTGTCGTGCCATGCTTTCCACAGGTGTTTTACCTTTATTCACCCAGTTGCTG ACCTCTGCCAAGCTGGTGAACCAGGCAGCCCTTGCCCATTGCATTGGTATCATGGGGAATCTGTGTGCAGATGTATTCATCCGAATGCAAATGGCTGAGTGCGAAGAGTGCTGGCAAGCATGCTTAAAGCTTGTG GATGAATGTTTTGATGTCAGCACACCCAAATACCAGGAGTGTTTGTTTGCAGTGCTGGGCCTAATGATGAATTTACTGCTTGAATCAAATGTGATCATACAG TACTTTGCTGTGGACATAAGTGGCAGGTGCATGTCTCTCCTCGGGGATAAGGATGGAAGGATTGTGACA GCTGGAGGACAGATCACATCCAATTATGGTATAAAGACCCTTTCCATCTGCACAAGAAATAATAGACAAGCTCAAGAAGATCTAGTGAAGTCAGACAAAA GGTTCAGTGTGCTGCTGAAGCTCTTGGACTCAGAGAATGAAATGATTGTGGGAAATGCTGCTTTCTGCCTTGGCCAGTGCCTTGCAGTTCCTGGAGCAGCAACGTCCTTACTGAATTCCAATGTTGTGATGATTTTGTTGAAACATGCTGGTGGTGATGCTACAAGAACTTCAGTGCAGGAGAATGCAGCAATTGCTCTGGGGAAGCTTTGTGTCGCTGAATCAAG GCATATTTTTCAGCTGCGGAAACTCAATGGACTGGCCATCCTGAACTCTGCTATGAAATACATTCATAGCATCTGA
- the TTC12 gene encoding tetratricopeptide repeat protein 12 isoform X3, protein MAFWQFWKRMQKNELNKGREMNTWQMAYLKMHEYEKAITDCEWALKCNEKCIKAYFLMGKAYLTLRHYSESKQCYEKILQIDPKKETLFKDCMNEVNLEEKRMKDEERAMKEVQSGNLAALSIKEMLQKLDRPDQNILYYTGGIRLLTGAMKDCTEQTLFRTNNGFSILKDNEIVRRGFCAERKNTAEVDLSVSLLFLWQAVCTGNEENQHLLLTQPDVNAQLPKLLSSGVLEIQKETLALISLYSENENGRRLLLRHQDLTKWLQILMTFVKSTDVRASSAMNILSDLTKEERFKTQCRAMLSTGVLPLFTQLLTSAKLVNQAALAHCIGIMGNLCADVFIRMQMAECEECWQACLKLVDECFDVSTPKYQECLFAVLGLMMNLLLESNVIIQYFAVDISGRCMSLLGDKDGRIVTRAIGVLSRILPASSSAVEEVVKGGVVKKIIKVLKAGGQITSNYGIKTLSICTRNNRQAQEDLVKSDKRFSVLLKLLDSENEMIVGNAAFCLGQCLAVPGAATSLLNSNVVMILLKHAGGDATRTSVQENAAIALGKLCVAESRHIFQLRKLNGLAILNSAMKYIHSI, encoded by the exons ATGGCTTTCTGGCAATTTTGGAAAAGGATGCAAAAGAACGAGCtaaacaaaggaagagaaatgaaCACTTGGCAAATG GCCTACCTGAAGATGCATGAGTATGAAAAAGCCATTACTGACTGTGAATGGGCATTAAAG tgcaatgaaaaatgtattaaagcCTATTTTCTAATGGGGAAAGCTTACCTGACACTTAGGCACTACAGTGAG TCCAAGCAGTGTTATGAGAAGATCTTACAAATTGATCCCAAGAAGGAAACCCTATTTAAAG ATTGTATGAACGAGgtaaacttggaggaaaaaagaatgaaagatgaaGAAAGAGCAATGAAGGAAGTTCAGTCTGGAAATCTTGCTGCTCTGTCCAtaaaagaaatgctgcagaaacTTGATAGGCCTGACCAGAATATCCTCTACTATACAGGAGGGATCAGACTTTTGACAGGAGCTATGAAAGATT GCACTGAGCAAACTTTATTTAGAACAAACAATGGATTCAGTATCCTCAAAGACAACGAGATTGTAAGACG GGGCTTCtgtgcagagagaaaaaacactgctGAAGTGGATctgtctgtttctcttctcttcctttggcAAGCTGTCTGCACTGGGAATG aagaaaatcagcATCTTCTATTGACTCAACCTGATGTGAATGCACAGCTGCCAAAACTGCTTTCTTCTGGGGTATTGGAGATCCAAAAGGAGACATTGGCACTGATTTCTCTTTACTCAGAGAATGAGAATGGGAGGAGACTGCTGCTCAGGCACCAGGACCTAACCAA aTGGCTGCAGATTTTGATGACGTTTGTCAAAAGCACTGATGTCAGGGCTAGCAGTGCCATGAACATACTATCTGATTTAACTAAAGAGGAAAG GTTCAAAACCCAGTGTCGTGCCATGCTTTCCACAGGTGTTTTACCTTTATTCACCCAGTTGCTG ACCTCTGCCAAGCTGGTGAACCAGGCAGCCCTTGCCCATTGCATTGGTATCATGGGGAATCTGTGTGCAGATGTATTCATCCGAATGCAAATGGCTGAGTGCGAAGAGTGCTGGCAAGCATGCTTAAAGCTTGTG GATGAATGTTTTGATGTCAGCACACCCAAATACCAGGAGTGTTTGTTTGCAGTGCTGGGCCTAATGATGAATTTACTGCTTGAATCAAATGTGATCATACAG TACTTTGCTGTGGACATAAGTGGCAGGTGCATGTCTCTCCTCGGGGATAAGGATGGAAGGATTGTGACA AGAGCCATTGGAGTGCTAAGTCGCATCCTGCCAGCATCCTCCTCGGCAGTAGAAGAAGTAGTGAAAGGAGGGGTGGTGAAGAAAATTATCAAAGTcttgaaa GCTGGAGGACAGATCACATCCAATTATGGTATAAAGACCCTTTCCATCTGCACAAGAAATAATAGACAAGCTCAAGAAGATCTAGTGAAGTCAGACAAAA GGTTCAGTGTGCTGCTGAAGCTCTTGGACTCAGAGAATGAAATGATTGTGGGAAATGCTGCTTTCTGCCTTGGCCAGTGCCTTGCAGTTCCTGGAGCAGCAACGTCCTTACTGAATTCCAATGTTGTGATGATTTTGTTGAAACATGCTGGTGGTGATGCTACAAGAACTTCAGTGCAGGAGAATGCAGCAATTGCTCTGGGGAAGCTTTGTGTCGCTGAATCAAG GCATATTTTTCAGCTGCGGAAACTCAATGGACTGGCCATCCTGAACTCTGCTATGAAATACATTCATAGCATCTGA